Proteins encoded by one window of Sediminicoccus rosea:
- a CDS encoding carbohydrate porin yields MRLAALLLLLMLPGLAAAQTGRFNSAGTPNLGPPEDAMIPSLAAKQDRLEEEGWLIRGQATFILQGNAGFRSPYQGAGSLLPAPQARNTLSTDLILGRRLWHGAEVIVNPSVTRGFGLSNSTGVASFPNGEAFRLGSSDPVLFVPRLFLRQTIALSEDTVPPDNDPLRFTERLPRERITITAGKFAVWDIFDDNRYAHDARTQFMSWALVGGGAFDYAADARGYTEGLAIEWENGIWAVRGGAFRVARQVNGLFLDPAITRGFQLLASVERFWRFGEREGALRLIYGYSRARQSRWNELFSNGFQTFDINPYGYRAKNNATLSSDQEITGDFGIFARASWNDGQTQNWMFTEMDRALSFGGTLTGQRWGRPADTLGLGTNIGFISGGRRRYLEDGGIGFITGDGRLNYSPEWVTETYYDARLAPGLHGALGYALVVNPAYNADRGPVSIFTARMRVAF; encoded by the coding sequence ATGCGCCTCGCCGCCCTCCTCCTGCTGCTGATGCTGCCTGGCCTCGCCGCCGCGCAGACCGGCCGCTTCAATTCCGCCGGCACGCCCAACCTCGGCCCGCCGGAGGATGCGATGATCCCCAGCCTCGCCGCGAAGCAGGACCGGCTGGAGGAGGAGGGCTGGCTGATCCGCGGCCAGGCGACCTTCATCCTGCAGGGCAATGCCGGCTTCCGCTCGCCCTACCAGGGGGCGGGCAGCCTCCTGCCCGCCCCCCAGGCGCGCAACACGCTCTCGACCGACCTGATCCTCGGCCGGCGGCTCTGGCATGGCGCGGAGGTGATCGTAAATCCCTCCGTCACGCGCGGCTTCGGCCTCTCCAACTCCACGGGTGTCGCGAGCTTCCCCAATGGCGAGGCGTTCCGCCTGGGCAGCAGCGATCCGGTGCTGTTCGTCCCGCGCCTCTTCCTGCGGCAGACCATCGCCCTCTCCGAGGACACGGTCCCGCCCGACAATGATCCACTGCGCTTCACCGAGCGCCTGCCGCGCGAGCGCATCACGATCACGGCGGGCAAGTTCGCCGTCTGGGACATCTTCGACGACAACCGCTACGCGCATGACGCGCGCACGCAGTTCATGAGCTGGGCGCTGGTGGGCGGCGGCGCCTTCGACTACGCGGCCGATGCGCGCGGCTACACCGAGGGCCTGGCCATCGAATGGGAGAACGGCATCTGGGCCGTGCGCGGCGGCGCCTTCCGCGTGGCGCGCCAGGTGAACGGGCTGTTCCTCGACCCCGCCATCACGCGCGGCTTCCAGCTCCTCGCCTCGGTGGAGCGCTTCTGGCGCTTCGGCGAGCGGGAGGGCGCGCTGCGGCTGATCTACGGCTATTCGCGAGCGCGGCAATCGCGCTGGAACGAGCTGTTCAGCAACGGCTTCCAGACCTTCGACATCAACCCCTATGGCTACCGCGCGAAGAACAACGCGACGCTCTCCTCCGACCAGGAGATCACCGGGGATTTCGGCATCTTCGCCCGCGCCTCCTGGAATGACGGGCAGACGCAGAACTGGATGTTCACCGAGATGGACCGCGCGCTCAGCTTCGGCGGCACGCTCACCGGCCAGCGTTGGGGCCGGCCGGCGGATACGCTCGGGCTCGGCACCAATATCGGCTTCATCAGCGGCGGGCGGCGGCGCTACCTGGAGGATGGCGGCATCGGCTTCATCACCGGCGACGGGCGGCTGAACTACAGCCCCGAATGGGTGACCGAGACCTATTACGATGCGCGCCTCGCCCCCGGCCTGCACGGGGCGCTCGGCTATGCCCTGGTGGTGAACCCGGCCTACAATGCGGATCGTGGTCCCGTCTCCATCTTCACCGCCCGGATGCGCGTCGCCTTCTGA
- a CDS encoding glycosyltransferase encodes MILLLSAAHPSDDMRVVRKEGESLAAAGWAVTHLSPAPARPIGPVAVETVPRTARRHRWRALYARAMALRPRVIHASEPDAWIIAWLAARRTGARLVLDVHEHYPSRLDARLPAWLRPVAQGAIRRVMRALGRRADAVVLAKDGLAQDFPGARCIAVRNHALVPEGLPRRRHGSGPVTLLHLGAIGVARGWPVLLEALALCPAETRLLVIGRFTDGSEAAFHAAAAGRGLAGRITCTGWLPAEAAMARAAMADINLILFQPGEENHRLALPHKLFDGMALGLPVIAPRFATGVAEIVEGSGCGLLVDVTAPAAIAAAVAELGDADRRAALGEAGWQAARGAWGWPAEAEKLVALYRELLA; translated from the coding sequence ATGATCCTGCTGCTCTCCGCCGCGCATCCGAGCGACGACATGCGCGTGGTCCGCAAGGAGGGCGAGAGCCTGGCCGCGGCGGGCTGGGCGGTCACGCATCTCTCGCCCGCGCCGGCGCGGCCCATCGGTCCCGTGGCGGTGGAGACGGTGCCCCGCACGGCCCGCCGGCACCGCTGGCGGGCGCTCTACGCCCGCGCCATGGCCCTGCGGCCGCGCGTGATCCATGCCTCCGAGCCGGATGCCTGGATCATCGCCTGGCTCGCCGCCCGCCGGACGGGCGCACGCCTCGTGCTTGATGTGCATGAGCACTATCCCTCGCGCCTCGATGCGAGGCTGCCGGCCTGGCTGCGGCCAGTGGCGCAGGGCGCGATCCGCCGCGTGATGCGGGCGCTGGGTCGCCGCGCCGATGCGGTGGTACTGGCGAAGGACGGCCTGGCCCAGGACTTCCCGGGCGCGCGCTGCATCGCCGTGCGCAACCACGCGCTGGTGCCGGAGGGGCTGCCACGGCGGCGGCACGGGTCGGGCCCGGTGACGCTGCTGCATCTGGGCGCCATCGGCGTCGCGCGCGGCTGGCCCGTGCTGCTGGAGGCGCTGGCGCTCTGCCCGGCGGAGACGCGGCTGCTCGTCATCGGCCGATTCACCGATGGCAGCGAGGCGGCGTTCCATGCGGCGGCGGCCGGGCGCGGCCTCGCCGGGCGCATCACCTGCACCGGCTGGCTGCCGGCCGAGGCGGCGATGGCGCGCGCGGCGATGGCCGACATCAACCTGATCCTCTTCCAGCCGGGCGAGGAAAATCATCGCCTCGCCCTGCCGCACAAGCTGTTCGACGGGATGGCGCTTGGCCTGCCCGTCATCGCGCCGCGCTTCGCCACCGGTGTCGCGGAGATCGTGGAGGGCAGTGGCTGCGGGCTGCTGGTGGATGTGACCGCCCCCGCCGCCATCGCCGCCGCCGTGGCGGAACTGGGCGATGCGGACCGGCGCGCCGCGCTGGGCGAGGCCGGCTGGCAGGCGGCGCGCGGCGCCTGGGGCTGGCCGGCCGAGGCGGAGAAGCTGGTCGCGCTCTATCGCGAGCTGCTGGCCTAG
- a CDS encoding DNA-3-methyladenine glycosylase family protein: MRIVVPSPSSPPGCASPSDRTALFAAEPRFAQIEERAGPLPWRSRPRGFAGLLRTICGQQISNQAAGAIWRRLSALPGALTPEGLLAMDDATLCGTAGLSRPKAAHARSLATACLDGTLDFDRMASLPDAEAVAMLSAVRGLGPWTAEVHLIFAEGRADIFPSGDIALANSARHLFALEARPAPKPLARMAEAWSPARSLAARLLWHHWRHETGRPLIEDP, from the coding sequence ATGCGGATCGTGGTCCCGTCTCCATCTTCACCGCCCGGATGCGCGTCGCCTTCTGACCGCACGGCGCTCTTCGCCGCCGAGCCGCGCTTCGCGCAGATCGAGGAGCGCGCGGGCCCGCTGCCCTGGCGCAGCCGCCCGCGCGGCTTCGCGGGATTGCTCCGCACCATCTGCGGCCAGCAGATCAGCAACCAGGCGGCGGGCGCGATCTGGCGGCGGCTCTCCGCGCTGCCGGGCGCGCTGACGCCCGAGGGGCTGCTCGCGATGGATGACGCGACGCTGTGTGGCACGGCCGGCCTCTCCCGCCCCAAGGCCGCGCATGCGCGCAGCCTGGCCACCGCCTGCCTCGACGGCACGCTCGATTTCGACCGCATGGCGAGCCTTCCCGATGCCGAGGCGGTGGCGATGCTCAGCGCCGTGCGCGGCCTCGGCCCCTGGACGGCCGAGGTGCATCTGATCTTCGCCGAAGGGCGCGCGGACATCTTCCCCTCCGGCGATATCGCGCTGGCCAATTCCGCGCGTCATCTCTTCGCGCTTGAGGCGCGGCCCGCGCCGAAACCCCTGGCCCGCATGGCAGAGGCGTGGTCGCCCGCGCGCTCACTCGCCGCGCGATTGCTCTGGCATCATTGGCGGCACGAGACCGGCCGCCCG
- a CDS encoding DegT/DnrJ/EryC1/StrS family aminotransferase, translating to MRRSLESGWLAPAGPELQAFEAEIAQVARQPHALATSSGTAALHLGFRVLGVQPGDEVWAPSLTFVATVAPAVQMGATPRFLDVDPASWTLDPHLLREELAAAARRGRLPRCVVPADLYGQPADMTAIREACDAWGVPILSDSACSLGAMQHGRPAGHGARLVALSFNGNKIVTAGGGGALLSGDAALIAQARALATQAKEPAVHYQHETTGFNYAMSSLLAAVGRAQLPSLAERVTTRRAIFARYAKALAGLAGLTFMPEPAWAHSSRWLTAMLVDPRAFGTDRETLRRALAEEGIESRPVWKPLHLQPAFRDAPVVGGRVAAALFEEGLCLPSGSGMSPADQARVIGVIRALHRG from the coding sequence TTGCGGCGCTCCCTCGAATCCGGCTGGCTGGCCCCCGCCGGGCCCGAGCTCCAGGCCTTCGAGGCCGAAATCGCCCAGGTGGCGCGCCAGCCGCATGCGCTTGCCACCAGCTCCGGCACGGCCGCGCTCCATCTCGGCTTCCGGGTGCTCGGCGTGCAACCGGGCGACGAGGTCTGGGCGCCGAGCCTGACCTTCGTGGCGACCGTGGCCCCCGCCGTGCAGATGGGCGCCACCCCCCGCTTCCTCGACGTGGACCCCGCCTCCTGGACGCTCGATCCGCACCTGCTGCGCGAGGAGCTGGCCGCCGCCGCCCGGCGCGGCCGCCTGCCGCGCTGCGTGGTCCCGGCCGACCTCTACGGCCAGCCGGCCGACATGACGGCGATCCGCGAGGCCTGCGACGCCTGGGGCGTTCCCATCCTGTCGGACAGCGCCTGCTCGCTCGGCGCCATGCAGCATGGCCGCCCGGCCGGGCATGGCGCGCGGCTGGTGGCGCTGAGCTTCAACGGCAACAAGATCGTTACCGCGGGCGGCGGCGGGGCGCTGCTCTCGGGCGATGCGGCGCTGATCGCCCAGGCCCGGGCCCTGGCGACGCAGGCGAAGGAACCCGCCGTGCACTACCAGCACGAGACGACGGGCTTCAACTACGCCATGAGTTCCCTGCTCGCCGCCGTCGGCCGCGCCCAATTGCCGAGCCTGGCCGAGCGGGTGACGACGCGGCGCGCCATCTTCGCCCGCTACGCCAAGGCGCTGGCCGGCCTGGCCGGCCTGACCTTCATGCCCGAGCCCGCCTGGGCCCATTCCTCGCGCTGGCTCACCGCCATGCTGGTGGACCCGCGCGCCTTCGGCACGGACCGCGAGACGCTGCGCCGCGCCCTGGCCGAGGAAGGGATCGAGAGCCGACCGGTCTGGAAGCCGCTGCATCTCCAGCCCGCCTTCCGCGATGCGCCGGTGGTGGGCGGGCGGGTGGCGGCCGCGCTGTTCGAGGAGGGCCTCTGCCTGCCCTCGGGCAGCGGGATGAGCCCGGCCGACCAGGCGCGTGTCATCGGCGTGATCCGCGCCCTGCACCGGGGGTAA
- a CDS encoding RraA family protein, with amino-acid sequence MVARPYTQADLDALCAWDTPTICNALELVVPARRGHGFTVRTFDCAHPSMPPICGPARVGTIRAQFPSGRTKEADRASRIGWYEYVANTDMPTVVVLQDLDDVPGTGAFWGEVNTNVHKGLKALGCVTNGSIRDLDMVAPGFQLLGIINPSHAYVHVVDWGRPVTVHGMQVVHDEVVHADRHGAVTIPADAVKALPAAIDLLSRKEAVILEMAKRPDFDIGKLREALAKSDDIH; translated from the coding sequence ATGGTCGCACGCCCCTATACCCAAGCCGATCTCGACGCGCTCTGCGCCTGGGATACGCCCACCATCTGCAATGCGCTCGAGCTCGTCGTGCCCGCGCGGCGCGGCCATGGCTTCACGGTCCGCACCTTCGATTGCGCCCACCCGTCCATGCCGCCGATCTGCGGGCCGGCGCGCGTCGGCACCATCCGCGCGCAATTCCCCTCGGGCCGCACGAAGGAAGCCGACCGCGCCTCGCGCATCGGCTGGTACGAGTATGTCGCCAACACCGACATGCCGACCGTGGTGGTCCTGCAGGATCTCGATGACGTGCCCGGCACCGGCGCCTTCTGGGGCGAGGTGAACACCAACGTCCACAAGGGCCTGAAGGCACTCGGCTGCGTCACCAACGGCTCGATCCGCGACCTCGACATGGTGGCGCCGGGCTTCCAGCTGCTCGGCATCATCAACCCGAGCCACGCCTATGTGCATGTGGTGGATTGGGGCCGCCCGGTGACCGTGCACGGCATGCAGGTGGTGCATGACGAGGTGGTCCATGCCGACCGCCACGGCGCGGTCACCATCCCGGCCGATGCGGTGAAGGCCCTGCCGGCCGCGATCGACCTGCTGAGCCGCAAGGAAGCTGTCATCCTGGAGATGGCCAAGCGCCCGGATTTCGACATCGGCAAGTTGCGCGAGGCGCTGGCCAAGTCGGATGATATTCACTGA
- a CDS encoding glycosyltransferase family 4 protein, with product MARILYLHQHFSTPAGATATRSHAQARALAQAGHAVTIACGQWQGAVTGLEGPFRRGARHGRIAGFEVVEWAIPCGSALGEAARISAFLRYAARATRLALRPGWDLVIASSTPLTVALPALLARRARGTPFLFEIRDPWPELPVAMGLRRPLLLRGMERLARAACRDAAAVVALTEGMAGTARGRGTPPGRLHVIGQGCDLDLFGPHATPWRPEAAGGGEMLAVYAGAHGRANGLHQLLEVAALLQAAGERRIRLLLVGEGGEKPALMAAAAARGLGNVTFLDAMPKPELARLMAGSQVGLLCLAPIPAFAEWTAPNKLMDYLAAGRPVLSNVPGEAARLLEAGGCGETHAGPAALATALRRLADQPVQREAMGLAARRLAERRHDRRLLAARFVTAVEGALGA from the coding sequence TTGGCGCGCATCCTCTACCTCCACCAGCATTTCTCAACCCCGGCCGGCGCCACCGCCACGCGCAGCCACGCCCAGGCCCGCGCGCTGGCCCAGGCCGGCCATGCGGTGACCATCGCCTGCGGCCAGTGGCAGGGCGCCGTGACCGGCCTCGAGGGCCCGTTCCGGCGCGGGGCGCGCCATGGCCGCATTGCGGGGTTCGAGGTGGTGGAATGGGCCATCCCCTGCGGCAGCGCACTCGGCGAGGCGGCGCGGATCAGCGCCTTCCTGCGCTATGCGGCGCGCGCCACGCGGCTCGCGCTGCGGCCGGGCTGGGATCTGGTGATCGCCAGCTCCACGCCGCTCACCGTGGCGCTGCCCGCGCTGCTGGCGCGCCGGGCGCGCGGCACGCCCTTCCTCTTCGAGATCCGCGACCCATGGCCCGAATTGCCCGTCGCCATGGGGCTGCGCCGCCCGCTGCTGCTGCGCGGGATGGAGCGCCTGGCCCGCGCCGCCTGCCGTGACGCCGCGGCGGTCGTCGCCCTCACCGAGGGCATGGCCGGGACCGCGCGCGGCCGCGGCACCCCGCCCGGGCGCCTGCATGTCATCGGCCAGGGCTGCGACCTCGACCTCTTCGGCCCGCATGCCACCCCCTGGCGCCCGGAGGCGGCGGGTGGCGGCGAGATGCTGGCGGTCTATGCCGGGGCGCATGGCCGCGCCAACGGGCTGCACCAGCTGCTGGAGGTGGCGGCGCTGCTGCAGGCGGCGGGCGAGCGCCGCATCCGCCTGCTGCTGGTGGGCGAGGGCGGCGAGAAGCCGGCGCTGATGGCCGCGGCGGCGGCGCGCGGCCTCGGCAATGTCACCTTCCTCGATGCCATGCCCAAGCCGGAACTTGCGCGCCTGATGGCCGGCAGCCAGGTCGGGCTGCTCTGCCTCGCGCCCATCCCCGCCTTCGCCGAATGGACCGCGCCCAACAAGCTGATGGACTACCTCGCCGCCGGGCGCCCCGTGCTCTCCAACGTGCCTGGCGAGGCGGCTCGGCTGCTGGAGGCCGGCGGCTGCGGCGAGACCCATGCGGGGCCCGCCGCGCTCGCCACGGCCCTGCGCCGCCTGGCCGACCAGCCCGTGCAGCGCGAGGCGATGGGCCTGGCGGCGCGGCGCCTCGCGGAGCGGCGGCATGACCGGCGGCTGCTCGCCGCCCGCTTCGTCACCGCCGTGGAAGGTGCGCTCGGCGCATGA
- a CDS encoding acyl-CoA thioesterase — translation MPFVEDGPAPRLEGGWFRWDEPLVAVKREWVDGYRHLNMGYYLVAYDLQTDRLWPHLGLGTALKKGGLGTFAAEAWLDYQREMTEAMLIGAESTVLAADDKRLLLRHRMFHFTEGWTASEHEVLYLCVDLNIRRVTPWPAEVREILAGRATGEPAKRLALRRRGA, via the coding sequence ATGCCCTTCGTCGAGGATGGTCCCGCGCCGCGTCTTGAGGGGGGATGGTTCCGTTGGGACGAACCCCTGGTCGCGGTGAAGCGGGAATGGGTGGATGGCTATCGCCACCTGAACATGGGCTACTACCTCGTCGCCTATGACCTGCAGACCGACCGGCTCTGGCCGCATCTGGGGCTCGGTACCGCGCTCAAGAAGGGCGGCCTCGGCACCTTCGCGGCCGAGGCCTGGCTCGACTACCAGCGTGAGATGACCGAGGCCATGCTGATCGGCGCCGAGAGCACGGTGCTGGCCGCCGATGACAAGCGCCTGCTGCTCAGGCACCGCATGTTCCACTTCACCGAGGGCTGGACCGCCTCCGAGCATGAGGTTCTCTACCTCTGCGTGGACCTGAACATCCGCCGCGTCACCCCCTGGCCTGCCGAGGTGCGCGAGATCCTGGCCGGCCGCGCGACGGGCGAACCGGCCAAGCGCCTCGCGCTGCGGCGGCGGGGCGCCTAG